In Salvelinus namaycush isolate Seneca chromosome 36, SaNama_1.0, whole genome shotgun sequence, one DNA window encodes the following:
- the LOC120030278 gene encoding basement membrane-specific heparan sulfate proteoglycan core protein-like — MTVSALPSATVSTSPQGLLYSGETVTLQCDIPDYTDWTYNWYINNQPGSSTHGKTITITLPDQDGQYQCMGTRTDRPQKSQLSRAPSIQFIALPTASVSISPQGPLYSGETVTLQCVIPGYTDWMYNWYRNNQQFSSQTSETITISLPDQTGQYRCQGTRTTRPQWSNLSSSLPIIITALPETTLTVEPNPVFPGETVTLTCSVGSDSIWSYKWYKDRNGNEVSQSVRHTITGDTLTISRAAESDQGLYLCQGQRRSRPTSSQPSTVITLTVNALPTASVSISPQGLFYSGETVSMQCDISMYTDWTYSWFIGNNFKSSTPGQTITTLSNQADYQPSTTLTLDKEDVFTGDSVTLSCTVKSSGWKFYWYRHRPDSIPVTTTSEYSYTLSWVSVSDGGQYWCRAGRGDPVYYTLYSDPVQINVTERPVTFLTLQPNWTQIFSGETVTMRCDIQGGGDSDWNYRWYKNSQSVIPFNTKPEYRISPVYMSNSGSYTCEGVKGNKISKTSDAVQLTVSDKPKAVLSISPQWLNPGDSVTLSCEVGKMSTGWRFSWYRTVPYRAGLPSLSDSSYSVEPLSDSITGTTESFYTLSPAGHTGGYVCRAGRGDPVYDTLYSLILSLFVSDLHSSVSLRISPNTTQHFRSKSLSLSCEEKGNSTGWRLMRYTERGVESGCVSNWGSITGSTCTIRSTYTWSSGVYWCESGSGEYSNAVNITVHAGYVILESPVHPVTEGDSVTLRCKYWTTSLNIKADFYKDGVLIKNETTGEMTIPAVSKSDEGFYKCKYPDKGESPESWMTVRVVALGSSTSVLVGVVVGLVVAGVLLVILLVLLWRFKNAKGTPRPREPTRTPNRTKDLPRVRILMLGGAHIYDTINRSDNNDNGTV; from the exons ATGACTGTGTCTG CTCTACCCAGTGCCACAGTGAGTACCTCTCCTCAGGGTCTCCTCTACTCTGGAGAGACAGTCACTCTGCAGTGTGACATACCAGACTACACAGATTGGACGTACAACTGGTACATAAACAACCAACCAGGTTCCAGTACACATGGTAAAACCATTACCATCACTCTCCCCGACCAGGATGGTCAGTACCAGTGCATGGGGACCAGGACAGATCGGCCCCAGAAGTCTCAACTCAGCAGAGCCCCTTCTATCCAGTTTATTG CTCTACCCACGGCCTCAGTGAGTATCTCTCCTCAGGGTCCCCTCTACTCTGGAGAGACAGTCACTCTGCAGTGTGTCATACCAGGCTACACAGACTGGATGTACAACTGGTACAGAAACAACCAACAGTTTTCCAGTCAGACCAGTGAAACCatcaccatctctctccctgaccaGACTGGTCAGTACCGGTGTCAGGGGACAAGGACAACGCGGCCCCAGTGGTCAAATCTCAGCTCATCTCTCCCCATCATCATCACTG CTCTGCCTGAAACTACACTGACTGTAGAGCCAAACCCTGTGTTTCCTGGAGAGACAGTTACTCTGACGTGTTCAGTAGGGTCTGACAGTATCTGGAGCTATAAGTGGTACAAAGACAGGAATGGTAATGAGGTATCCCAGTCTGTCAGACACACTATTACAGGAGACACCCTCACCATCAGTAGAGCTGCTGAGTCTGACCAGGGTCTCTACTTGTGTCAGGGACAGAGAAGATCCAGACCCACATCTTCACAACCAAGTACTGTTATTACCCTCACTGTGAATG CTCTGCCCACGGCCTCAGTGAGTATCTCTCCTCAGGGTCTCTTCTACTCTGGAGAGACAGTCAGCATGCAGTGTGACATATCAATGTACACAGACTGGACGTACAGTTGGTTTATAGGCAACAACTTCAAATCCAGTACGCCTGGTCAAACCATCACCACTCTGTCTAACCAGGCTG ATTATCAGCCGTCGACTACACTGACTTTAGACAAGGAGGACGTATTCACAGGAGACAGTGTGACACTGAGCTGTACTGTAAAATCTTCTGGATGGAAGTTTTACTGGTACAGACACAGACCAGACTCTATACCAGTAACCACAACCTCTGAATATTCCTACACACTCAGCTGGGTCAGTGTCTCTGATGGAGGACAGTACTGGTGCAGAGCTGGGAGAGGAGACCCAGTCTACTACACCCTGTACAGTGACCCAGTCCAGATAAATGTTACTG aGAGGCCTGTTACTTTTCTGACCCTTCAACCCAACTGGACCCAGATATTCAGTGGAGAAACAGTTACTATGAGATGTGacatacagggaggaggagacTCTGACTGGAACTACAGATGGTATAAGAATAGTCAGTCAGTGATCCCCTTTAACACAAAGCCTGAGTACAGAATCAGTCCTGTCTACATGTCTAACAGTGGTTCATATACCTGTGAGGGTGTCAAGGGAAACAAGATCTCCAAGACCAGTGATGCTGTACAACTGACTGTGTCTG ATAAACCCAAGGCTGTCCTGAGTATCTCTCCTCAGTGGCTGAACCCTGGAGACTCAGTGACTCTGAGCTGTGAAGTTGGCAAGATGTCTACAGGCTGGAGGTTCTCCTGGTACAGGACTGTTCCCTACAGAGCTGGGTTACCCTCTCTATCAGACTCATCATACTCTGTAGAGCCCCTATCTGACAGTATTACTGGAACTACAGAGAGCTTCTACACCCTGAGTCCTGCTGGTCACACAGGAGGATATGTGTGTAGAGCTGGGAGAGGAGACCCAGTCTATGACACACTCTACA gtttgaTTCTGTCTCTCTTTGTTTCAGATCTGCATTCTTCAGTGTCTCTCAGAATAAGTCCCAACACAACTCAACACTTTAGATCAAAGTCTCTCTCACTGAGCTGTGAGGAGAAGGGGAACTCTACTGGATGGAGACTGatgagatacacagagagaggagtagagtcAGGGTGTGTCTCCAACTGGGGATCAATAACAGGGTCTACATGTACCATCAGGTCCACATACACATGGTCCAGTGGAGTGTACTGGTGTGAGTCTGGATCAGGAGAGTACAGTAATGCTGTCAACATCACAGTGCATG CTGGTTATGTGATCCTGGAGAGCCCTGTTCATCCCGTGACTGAAGGAGACTCTGTGACTCTGCGCTGCAAATACTGGACAACCAGCTTAAACATCAAGGCTGATTTCTACAAAGATGGAGTACTCATCAAGAATGAGACCACAGGAGAGATGACCATCCCTGCAGTATCCAAGTCAGATGAAGGATTCTACAAATGCAAATACCCTGACAAGGGAGAATCACCAGAGAGCTGGATGACAGTGAGAG tcgTAGCTCTTGGATCCTCTACATCAGTCCTAGTAGGAGTGGTTGTGGGTCTGGTTGTTGCTGGTGTTCTACTGGTCATTCTCCTCGTCCTGCTGTGGAGATTTAAAAACGCCAAAG GAACCCCCAGACCCAGAGAACCAACCAGGACCCCCAACAGGACCAAGGATCTACCCAGGGTCAGGATCCTGATGCTGG GTGGTGCTCACATCTACGACACGATCAATCGCTCAGACAACAATGATAATGGTACTGTATAG
- the LOC120030277 gene encoding SLAM family member 8-like, protein MRRTYSQRKQTQLLTEMSGGPLSCFSKKGILLLSILHYGIWAEVPPKDLYGLRGGSVCLAVAEPPQEFGRHSWKVNSTIIVADKKVSPKYQEKVEYNLLNHSLCIKNLSEKDRGTYIATYEKNWEESTTTYRLTVQEPISKVVIQTEIMLLANQSCSVWLLCNVSVCSNLSYTWERGNETYKDDEQIHFSLSPADGDISVTCNASNPVSWKSASTTVKCSNDTTTPCN, encoded by the exons ATGAGGAGGACGTACAGCCAGAGGAAACAGACACAACTCCTAACAGAGATGTCTGGTGGTCCCCTCTCGTGTTTCTCCAAGAAGGGAATACTCctactctctatcctccactATG GGATCTGGGCTGAAGTCCCTCCAAAGGACCTGTATGGATTGAGGGGGGGTTCGGTGTGCCTGGCTGTAGCAGAACCACCGCAGGAGTTTGGAAGACATAGTTGGAAGGTCAATAGTACCATAATAGTTGCTGACAAAAAGGTCTCTCCTAAATACCAGGAGAAAGTGGAGTATAATCTACTGAACCACTCTCTGTGCATTAAGAATCTGAGTGAAAAAGACAGGGGAACTTACATTGCAACCTATGAGAAAAATTGGGAAGAGTCGACTACTACATACAGACTAACAGTACAGG AGCCTATATCCAAGGTGGTGATCCAGACAGAGATCATGCTATTGGCCAACCAGTCCTGTTCAGTGTGGCTGCTGTGCAACGTGTCAGTCTGCTCCAACCTCTCCTACACctgggagagagggaatgagacgTACAAGGACGATGAGCAGATACACTTCTCTCTGTCACCAGCAGACGGAGACATCAGTGTAACCTGCAACGCCTCCAACCCAGTCAGTTGGAAATCTGCCTCTACAACAGTGAAGTGTAGTAATGACACAACCACCCCATGTAACTAG